The following coding sequences lie in one Lolium perenne isolate Kyuss_39 chromosome 2, Kyuss_2.0, whole genome shotgun sequence genomic window:
- the LOC127336851 gene encoding probable receptor-like serine/threonine-protein kinase At5g57670 gives MPFNAPRLSLLSIFFTSSETHAALAVYRKMNYLRNRSLKRLMSMGRRSNPDDDCGVVLADAADSPPPPPPATTPGVCSGRWMEQRTLSYLGSRSVRRLLSLGRRSSADDDCVVGVVDADPFTPPPTKPTWRCFSYEEVDRATNGFHPDNVVGRGGYGEVYCGILDDGRAVAVKRLAASAAVAADEKKEKDFLTELGTVGHVRHPNVSSLLGCCVDRGLHLVFEFSTRGSVSANLHDEKRPAMSWRQRHGVAVGTARGLRYLHKGCARRIIHRDIKASNILLDADYEPQISDFGLARWLPSEWTHHAIAPIEGTFGCLAPEYFTHGIVDEKTDVFAFGVFLLELISGRKPVDGSHMSLLAWAKPYLNDGVVQGLVDPRLGDGYDAAQLRRLMFVASLCARPAAAWRPTMTEVLELLESGEISQERWQMPEEAVEDEFWDFDDLTDFEDDDDDYDGESDSPSIPSSACSIHAND, from the exons ATGCCATTCAATGCCCCCCGCCTATCCCTCCTCTCAATCTtcttcacctcctcggaaacaCACGCTGCTCTAGCCGTGTATCGGAAGATGAATTATCTCCGGAACCGGAGCCTGAAGCGGCTCATGTCCATGGGCCGCCGGAGCAACCCCGACGACGACTGCGGCGTCGTCCTCGCCGACGCCGCCGACTcgcctcccccgccgccgccggcgacgaCCCCGGGCGTGTGCTCCGGGCGCTGGATGGAGCAGCGGACGCTGAGCTACCTCGGGAGCCGGAGCGTGAGGCGGCTCCTCTCGCTCGGCCgccggagcagcgccgacgacgacTGCGTCGTCGGCGTCGTCGACGCCGACCCGTTCACGCCGCCGCCGACCAAGCCCACGTGGCGGTGCTTCTCCTACGAGGAGGTGGACCGCGCCACCAATGGCTTCCACCCAG ACAACGTGGTGGGCCGGGGCGGGTACGGCGAGGTGTACTGCGGGATCCTCGACGACGGCCGCGCCGTGGCCGTCAAGCGGCTGGCGGCGTCGGCGGCCGTGGCGGCGgacgagaagaaggagaaggacttCCTCACGGAGCTCGGCACGGTGGGCCACGTGCGGCACCCCAACGTGTCGTCGCTCCTCGGATGCTGCGTCGACCGCGGCCTCCACCTCGTCTTCGAGTTCTCCACGCGCGGCTCCGTCTCCGCCAATCTCCACG ACGAGAAGCGGCCGGCGATGAGTTGGCGGCAGCGGCACGGCGTGGCGGTGGGCACGGCGAGGGGGCTCCGGTACCTCCACAAGGGATGCGCGAGGAGGATCATCCACCGGGACATCAAGGCATCCAACATCCTACTCGACGCAGACTACGAGCCACAG ATTTCCGACTTCGGGCTCGCCCGGTGGCTGCCGTCGGAGTGGACGCACCATGCCATCGCGCCCATCGAGGGCACCTTCGG GTGCCTGGCGCCGGAGTACTTCACGCACGGCATCGTGGACGAGAAGACGGACGTCTTCGCCTTCGGCGTCTTCCTCCTCGAGCTCATCTCCGGCAGGAAGCCCGTCGACGGATCGCACATGAGCCTGCTCGCATGG GCCAAGCCTTACCTGAACGACGGCGTGGTGCAAGGCCTTGTGGACCCGCGCCTCGGCGACGGCTACGACGCCGCCCAGCTGAGGCGGCTCATGTTCGTCGCCTCGCTATGCGCCAGGCCCGCCGCTGCCTGGCGGCCTACCATGACAGAG GTGCTGGAGCTGCTGGAGTCGGGCGAGATATCGCAGGAACGATGGCAGATGcccgaggaggcggtggaggacgaGTTCTGGGATTTCGACGATCTCACCGACTtcgaggacgacgacgatgactaCGACGGTGAATCTGATTCCCCCTCGATACCCTCGTCAGCGTGCAGCATCCACGCCAATGATTAG